The window ATAGTAATAGTTGAAAGGTCGGGGGTCATAAGCGGTGCTCCTAGTTATGCTTTAAGAGGTCGAGTAGGTAAGTACCGTAGCCGCTTTTTTTCAGAGGATCGGCCAGGGTGTGCAGTTGTTCGTCTGAAATAAAGCCTTCGCGCCAGGCAATCTCTTCAATGCAGCCGATTTTTTGGCCGGTGCGCTTTTCGACGACATCCACAAAGTTGCTGGCGTCGAGCATGGCGTCAAAAGTGCCGGTGTCGAGCCAGGCGGTGCCACGATCGAGCAGCGACACTTTCAGCTTGCCTATGCGGCGGTAGGCATCAAGAACTTCGGTGATTTCAACTTCGCCACGGGCACTTGGCTTGACGTTCTTGGCAATTTCAACGACATTGTTATCGGTGAAATACAGGCCAGAGTTAGCGTAATGCGATTTTGGTTTTTCAGGTTTTTCTTCGATCGAAAGCACGTTCATCTGGTCGTCGAATTCGTAAACACCATAGCGCTGCGGATCTTTTACGGGCGCGGCAAAACCAACTGCACCGTCAACATCGGCGTATTGTTTTAGTTTTTCGCCCATATTAGCCCCGTAAAACAGGTTATCGCCGAGGATCATGGCGACTTTA of the Verrucomicrobiia bacterium genome contains:
- the rfbA gene encoding glucose-1-phosphate thymidylyltransferase RfbA; this translates as MKGIILAGGSGTRLYPITKATIKQLVPVYDKPMIYYPLSTLMSAGIRDILIISTPKDLPRFEELLGSGEQIGCNFTYKVQEKPRGLADAYIVGADFIGSDKVAMILGDNLFYGANMGEKLKQYADVDGAVGFAAPVKDPQRYGVYEFDDQMNVLSIEEKPEKPKSHYANSGLYFTDNNVVEIAKNVKPSARGEVEITEVLDAYRRIGKLKVSLLDRGTAWLDTGTFDAMLDASNFVDVVEKRTGQKIGCIEEIAWREGFISDEQLHTLADPLKKSGYGTYLLDLLKHN